In a single window of the Rhizobiaceae bacterium genome:
- the galE gene encoding UDP-glucose 4-epimerase GalE has protein sequence MAVLVTGGAGYIGSHMVWELLDAGEDVVVIDRLSTGFEWAVAPEAKLVVGDIGDTALTDSVIAENDIESIIHFAGSIVVPESVTDPLGYYANNTTKTRNLLESAVKGGVKHFIFSSTAAVYGGQGSEPVREDAVLRPESPYGRSKLMTEWMLADTAAAHPLTYTVLRYFNVAGADPRGRTGQSTPGATHLIKVASETALGKRSQMQVFGSDYATPDGTCVRDYIHVSDLAAAHRLALERLRAGEGNLTANCGYGHGYSVLEVIDSVRRVHGGDFDVRKAERRPGDPAAIVANADLARSALGWKPQRDNLDLIVGDALDWEAALTRRNTAR, from the coding sequence ATGGCGGTGCTCGTGACCGGCGGAGCCGGATACATCGGAAGTCACATGGTGTGGGAGTTGCTCGATGCCGGCGAGGATGTCGTCGTCATCGACAGGCTCTCGACGGGGTTTGAGTGGGCGGTCGCGCCGGAGGCGAAGTTGGTCGTTGGCGATATCGGCGACACGGCGCTGACCGACAGTGTGATCGCCGAAAACGATATCGAATCGATCATTCATTTTGCGGGTTCCATCGTCGTGCCGGAATCGGTCACCGATCCGCTCGGCTATTACGCGAACAACACAACCAAGACGCGCAACCTTCTGGAATCGGCGGTCAAGGGAGGCGTAAAGCACTTCATCTTTTCCTCCACAGCTGCGGTCTATGGCGGGCAGGGGTCCGAGCCTGTGCGCGAGGATGCGGTGCTCAGGCCCGAATCGCCTTATGGGCGCTCCAAGCTGATGACGGAGTGGATGCTCGCCGATACAGCGGCGGCCCACCCGCTCACCTATACAGTGCTGCGCTACTTCAACGTGGCGGGGGCGGATCCGCGTGGTCGCACGGGTCAGTCCACGCCGGGCGCGACGCACCTCATCAAGGTCGCGAGCGAAACGGCGCTCGGCAAGCGCAGCCAAATGCAGGTATTCGGCTCGGACTACGCGACGCCGGACGGCACCTGCGTGCGAGACTACATCCATGTATCGGACCTCGCGGCCGCGCACAGGCTTGCGCTGGAGCGCCTGCGGGCAGGGGAGGGAAACCTCACCGCGAATTGCGGCTATGGTCACGGCTATTCCGTGCTCGAGGTGATCGACAGCGTTCGCCGCGTTCACGGCGGAGATTTCGATGTGCGCAAGGCTGAGCGCCGTCCCGGCGACCCCGCCGCAATCGTGGCCAATGCCGATCTGGCGCGCAGCGCGCTCGGCTGGAAGCCGCAGCGCGACAATCTCGACCTGATCGTCGGAGACGCACTGGACTGGGAGGCAGCGCTTACCCGGCGCAATACGGCGCGCTGA
- the hemA gene encoding 5-aminolevulinate synthase: MNYQRFFEEAIDQLHAERRYRVFADLERIAGKFPQAIWRFNGEAKEITVWCSNDYLGMGQHPDVIAAFQGTAERMGSGAGGTRNISGTNHPLVELEQELADLHRKEAALVFTSGFVSNEAAISTIARLLPNCLILSDELNHASMIEGVRRSGAEKKVFRHNDVAHLESMLQTAGRERAKLIVFESVYSMDGDIAPIAAIADLAEKYNAMTYIDEVHAVGMYGPRGGGITERERLAHRIDIIEGTLAKAFGTLGGYISGPRAVVDAVRSYAPGFIFTTALPPAIASAAATSIRHLKQSQSERDAQQQQAARTKQVLGDAGLPVMPSETHIVPVLVGDPELCKMATDRLLGKHGIYIQPINYPTVPRGTERLRITPTPFHSDALIDVLKDALVETWNALGIPYAGKDRPTVAQSERVIPLVVPAAGG, encoded by the coding sequence ATGAACTATCAACGGTTTTTCGAGGAAGCGATCGACCAGCTCCATGCGGAGCGCCGTTATCGCGTATTCGCGGACCTTGAACGTATCGCCGGCAAATTTCCCCAGGCGATCTGGCGATTTAACGGTGAAGCGAAGGAAATCACCGTCTGGTGCTCCAACGACTATCTCGGCATGGGCCAGCACCCCGACGTGATCGCAGCCTTTCAGGGCACGGCGGAGCGCATGGGGTCCGGCGCGGGAGGCACCCGCAATATTTCCGGCACGAATCATCCGCTTGTCGAGCTTGAGCAGGAGCTTGCCGATTTGCACAGGAAGGAAGCCGCGCTGGTCTTTACCTCCGGCTTCGTGTCGAACGAGGCGGCCATCTCGACGATTGCGCGGCTTTTGCCGAATTGCCTGATCCTGTCCGACGAGTTGAACCACGCTTCCATGATTGAAGGCGTGCGCCGCTCGGGCGCGGAGAAGAAGGTGTTTCGCCACAACGACGTGGCGCATCTGGAAAGCATGCTCCAGACGGCGGGGCGCGAACGTGCCAAGCTCATCGTTTTCGAAAGCGTCTATTCGATGGACGGAGACATCGCGCCGATCGCGGCCATTGCCGATCTTGCCGAAAAGTACAATGCGATGACCTATATCGACGAGGTTCACGCGGTGGGCATGTATGGTCCGCGCGGTGGTGGCATCACCGAGCGCGAGCGCCTCGCGCATCGCATCGACATCATTGAAGGCACGCTTGCAAAGGCTTTCGGCACGCTTGGCGGCTATATCAGCGGCCCGCGCGCGGTTGTCGACGCCGTGCGCTCCTATGCGCCGGGCTTCATCTTCACCACGGCGCTCCCGCCTGCAATCGCATCGGCGGCAGCGACCTCGATCCGTCATCTGAAGCAATCGCAGAGCGAACGTGATGCCCAGCAGCAGCAGGCCGCGCGCACCAAGCAGGTGCTTGGCGATGCCGGGCTGCCGGTCATGCCGTCAGAGACCCACATCGTGCCGGTGCTGGTTGGTGATCCCGAACTCTGCAAGATGGCGACCGACCGGCTGCTCGGGAAGCACGGCATTTACATCCAGCCTATCAACTATCCGACCGTGCCGCGCGGCACCGAGCGGCTGCGGATCACGCCGACCCCCTTTCACAGCGATGCCCTGATCGACGTGTTGAAGGATGCGCTGGTCGAGACTTGGAACGCGCTGGGCATTCCCTATGCCGGAAAGGACCGTCCGACGGTCGCCCAGTCAGAGCGGGTCATTCCGCTGGTTGTTCCCGCAGCGGGCGGATAA
- a CDS encoding branched-chain amino acid aminotransferase yields the protein MTQEGTFRKIAHPSPKTDEERAALMVNPGFGKVFSDHMVTITWTADKGWHDARIRPREPFQIDPASAVLHYAQEIFEGMKAYRMTDGSLALFRPEENARRFNQSAERMAMPELPEKLFIEAVEALVHTDESWVPQGDGSFYLRPFMFASEAFLGVRPANEYIFCVIGSTVGAYFKGGYKTVSVWISEEYTRAAPGGTGAAKCGGNYASSLVATAEAFKNGCDQVVFLDAVERRWVDELGGMNIFFVMDDKTIITPPLGTILPGITRESIMKLAHEAGYTVNETPYSFDQWKADAASGRLREAFACGTAAVIAGIGTVKYPGGTFAIGNSGDGEITTELRGRLVGIQRGSVEDTHGWMHAL from the coding sequence ATGACGCAGGAAGGCACTTTCAGGAAGATTGCCCACCCATCGCCCAAGACGGACGAAGAGCGTGCGGCCCTCATGGTGAACCCCGGCTTCGGCAAGGTGTTCAGCGACCACATGGTGACGATCACATGGACCGCGGACAAGGGTTGGCACGACGCCCGGATTCGCCCGCGCGAGCCGTTCCAGATCGACCCTGCAAGTGCTGTCCTTCACTACGCCCAGGAAATCTTCGAGGGCATGAAGGCCTATCGCATGACGGATGGTTCGCTCGCGCTGTTCCGCCCGGAAGAAAATGCCCGGCGCTTCAACCAGTCGGCGGAACGCATGGCCATGCCGGAGCTGCCCGAAAAGCTGTTCATCGAAGCGGTGGAAGCCCTCGTGCACACCGATGAATCATGGGTGCCGCAGGGCGACGGCAGCTTTTACCTTCGCCCCTTCATGTTCGCCAGCGAAGCGTTCCTTGGCGTGCGTCCGGCGAACGAATACATCTTCTGCGTCATCGGCTCGACGGTCGGGGCCTATTTCAAGGGCGGATACAAGACCGTTTCCGTCTGGATATCCGAGGAATACACGCGTGCCGCACCGGGTGGCACGGGCGCTGCGAAATGCGGCGGCAACTATGCGTCAAGCCTCGTGGCGACGGCGGAAGCGTTTAAGAACGGCTGCGATCAGGTGGTGTTCCTTGACGCGGTTGAGCGCAGATGGGTCGATGAACTGGGCGGCATGAACATCTTCTTCGTCATGGACGACAAGACCATCATCACTCCGCCGCTCGGCACGATCCTTCCCGGCATCACCCGCGAATCCATCATGAAGCTCGCCCATGAAGCCGGATACACGGTCAATGAGACGCCGTATTCCTTCGACCAATGGAAAGCCGACGCGGCCAGCGGCAGGCTTCGCGAGGCGTTTGCCTGCGGCACCGCAGCGGTCATCGCCGGCATCGGCACGGTGAAATATCCGGGCGGCACCTTCGCCATCGGCAACAGCGGCGATGGCGAGATCACCACAGAGTTGCGCGGCAGGCTGGTCGGAATCCAGCGCGGGTCGGTCGAGGACACGCACGGCTGGATGCACGCGCTGTAA
- a CDS encoding pyridoxal phosphate-dependent aminotransferase, translated as MDLLTALRPEARQAPISGIVAVMTHGWGKPGLIPLWAGEGDAPTPEFISRPAMESMAAGETFYTRQRGIPELREALARYHTRHFGRAFDPSEFLVTGGGMQAIQLCINATVGAGDEVIYLSPAWPNLPAAVEIAGARPVPVRLDFNDNGWTLDPERIEAAITPRTRALFINTPSNPTGWTGDHETLRTILAIARKHGLWIIADEIYTLFHFGGGRAPSFLDVMEEEDRVLFVNTFSKNWSMTGWRMGWVKVHPSLQQVFENLIQYSTSGVATFMQRGGVAALDEGDSYVFAQVERARRARDLATSIIGGSGRARLTAPVGAFYLFFGVDGISDSGAAAFDIVDEANVGLAPGTAFGEGGEAFFRLCFNRRLEDVEEASKRIATWIAGL; from the coding sequence ATGGACCTGCTCACTGCTTTGCGGCCTGAAGCGAGGCAAGCGCCGATCAGCGGCATTGTGGCCGTGATGACGCATGGGTGGGGCAAGCCGGGCCTCATCCCGTTGTGGGCGGGAGAAGGCGACGCTCCGACGCCGGAATTCATCAGCCGCCCTGCCATGGAATCCATGGCCGCGGGCGAAACCTTCTACACGCGGCAGCGCGGCATACCCGAATTGCGCGAAGCGCTCGCCCGCTACCATACGCGCCATTTCGGACGTGCGTTCGATCCCTCGGAATTTCTGGTCACGGGCGGCGGCATGCAGGCGATCCAGCTTTGCATCAATGCAACCGTCGGCGCAGGCGACGAGGTGATCTATCTTTCGCCGGCATGGCCAAACCTTCCGGCAGCAGTCGAAATCGCAGGGGCGAGGCCCGTGCCGGTGCGCCTCGACTTCAACGACAATGGCTGGACGCTTGACCCGGAACGCATCGAGGCGGCAATTACCCCGCGCACGCGCGCCCTGTTCATCAACACGCCGTCCAACCCGACCGGCTGGACCGGCGACCATGAAACGCTGCGGACGATCCTGGCGATTGCGCGCAAGCACGGGCTCTGGATCATCGCGGATGAAATCTACACGCTGTTTCACTTCGGCGGCGGGCGCGCACCATCCTTCCTCGACGTGATGGAGGAAGAGGACCGGGTTCTGTTCGTCAACACTTTTTCGAAGAACTGGTCGATGACCGGTTGGCGCATGGGATGGGTCAAGGTGCACCCCTCCCTTCAACAGGTATTCGAAAACCTCATCCAGTATTCGACCTCGGGCGTCGCCACCTTCATGCAGCGTGGCGGGGTTGCCGCGCTCGACGAAGGGGACTCCTACGTCTTTGCGCAGGTCGAGCGCGCGAGACGGGCGCGCGACCTGGCCACAAGCATCATTGGCGGCAGCGGACGCGCGCGTCTCACCGCGCCGGTCGGTGCGTTCTACCTGTTTTTCGGGGTGGACGGCATTTCCGATTCCGGCGCTGCGGCCTTCGATATCGTTGATGAGGCCAATGTCGGCCTCGCTCCCGGCACCGCTTTCGGCGAGGGTGGGGAAGCATTTTTCCGCCTGTGCTTCAACCGCCGGTTGGAAGATGTCGAAGAGGCTTCAAAAAGGATAGCGACGTGGATCGCCGGGCTGTGA
- the mscL gene encoding large conductance mechanosensitive channel protein MscL, giving the protein MLKEFQEFISRGNVMDLAVGVIIGAAFSKIVDSVVNDLIMPIVGLAGQRDFSNYFLPLSSNVTATSLAAAREQGPVIAYGNFATVLLNFVILAWIVFLMVKGVNTARRRLEKEKPAPAPAAAPADVQLLTEIRDLLATGAKPTKAK; this is encoded by the coding sequence ATGCTAAAGGAATTTCAGGAATTTATCTCGCGCGGCAACGTCATGGATCTCGCGGTCGGCGTGATCATCGGCGCCGCGTTCAGCAAGATTGTCGATTCGGTCGTCAACGATCTTATCATGCCGATTGTCGGCCTTGCCGGTCAGCGCGACTTCAGCAACTACTTCTTGCCGCTTTCATCCAACGTCACCGCAACCTCGCTAGCCGCCGCCCGCGAGCAAGGACCGGTGATCGCATACGGAAACTTCGCCACGGTGCTGCTGAACTTCGTCATCCTCGCCTGGATCGTTTTCCTGATGGTTAAGGGGGTCAACACCGCGCGTCGCCGGCTTGAAAAGGAAAAACCGGCTCCGGCGCCTGCCGCCGCGCCCGCCGACGTGCAACTTCTCACGGAGATACGCGACCTTCTCGCGACCGGCGCCAAGCCCACAAAGGCGAAATAG
- a CDS encoding hybrid sensor histidine kinase/response regulator translates to MLGLLVVLTAVVYVTLLFAVASFGDRRAAREGPGLPRPYIYALSLAIYCTSWTFFGSVGLASERNIEFLAIYVGPILVFLFGFPLLNRLARLAKGEKITSIADFLGARYGKSFSVAAIATLIATIGAVPYIALQLKAISGSVNLMVEYYTGAPLSFYPFVSDISLVVAVLLALFAILFGTRHADATEHQDGLVLAVAVESIVKLVAFLAVGLFTCFILFGSPSELADKIAASSDASSALDYRTSLGSWLVVTALSGFAIILLPRQFYVMIVENRSTSELRTATWLFPLYLIAINLFVLPIALAGRATVGDATSSDLYVLSVPLLQGHNTLAMIAYIGGLSAATAMVIVESVALSIMISNDLVIPIFVRRLLTSSPRENEDWSAVILHIRRAAIFIILFTAFLYYRESTGNSRLSAIGLMSFAAIAQFAPAFVGGLIWRGANSRGAILGMAVGITVWGYTLLLPTLAAPDAAIVLYGPLGIESLKPQALFGTVAEPLNHGVLWSLSLNLAFFILGSLSRAARPLERIQASIFVRRDAAPAPSLRRFRTRVTVNQLKDTIGRYLGVERTERSFQSFQNAYGRVLDGNEQAGTEVIRFSEQLLASAVGSSSSRLILSLLLKRNDASARDAYRLLDDATEALQQNRDLLQIALDQMEQGITVFDSDLRLTCWNRQYRSLFNLPDELGQVGVSLDLILRSLVERGEITTAMRAEALKRIAASEGPWQMELKHSRRIIEIRSNPMPDGGMVATYADISARVEADLALKSANESLELRVRDRTSELLRVNEELAQAQMLADEANQGKTRFLAAAGHDILQPLNAARLYCASLIEKARDRSVSEAANNIESSLDSVETILGAVLDISRLDAGAMTPSPSVFELGALLKQIGTDFQPLALEKNLRLTLVPSSLRVSSDRNLLRRLIQNLVSNAIKYTRTGRILVGVRHRGELAEIQIFDTGIGIDVEKLSSVFSEFTRLEEGKREAPGLGLGLSIVDRIARVLQVELRIHSEKGRGTCFSILLPVTMQAAPALVTTQPVPKSVGRTLAGLHVLCIDNDSRILDSMRILLEGWGCVVRTAADGAGAADGPSPHIVLADYHLDRESGLDAIKLLRQRWGYVPAVLVTADRSSEVRSAAAEIDVPVLNKPVKPAALRSMITRLRQSAEAAE, encoded by the coding sequence GTGCTGGGACTGCTCGTCGTATTGACGGCTGTTGTCTATGTAACGCTGCTTTTCGCGGTAGCGAGCTTCGGTGATCGTCGCGCCGCGCGCGAAGGGCCCGGGCTGCCGCGACCCTACATCTATGCACTCAGCCTCGCCATCTATTGCACCTCCTGGACATTTTTCGGTTCGGTCGGTCTCGCGAGCGAGCGCAACATCGAGTTCCTCGCGATCTATGTCGGACCGATTCTCGTGTTCCTCTTCGGGTTCCCGCTTCTCAACCGGCTCGCGAGACTGGCCAAGGGCGAGAAAATCACCTCGATCGCGGACTTTCTGGGCGCCCGCTACGGCAAGAGCTTTTCCGTTGCCGCCATCGCCACATTGATCGCCACGATCGGCGCGGTTCCCTACATCGCCCTGCAACTCAAGGCGATCTCCGGCTCCGTCAACCTGATGGTGGAATATTACACGGGCGCGCCGCTGTCTTTCTATCCGTTCGTCTCCGACATCTCTCTTGTCGTCGCGGTGCTGCTGGCGCTTTTTGCCATTCTTTTCGGCACGCGCCACGCCGATGCGACTGAACATCAGGACGGGCTGGTGCTCGCCGTCGCGGTCGAATCCATCGTCAAGCTGGTGGCTTTTCTCGCGGTCGGCCTGTTTACCTGTTTCATCCTGTTCGGGTCTCCGTCAGAGCTTGCGGACAAGATCGCGGCGTCGTCGGACGCTTCGTCGGCGCTCGACTACCGCACGTCGCTCGGCTCCTGGCTGGTGGTGACCGCGCTGAGCGGCTTTGCGATCATCCTGCTTCCGCGCCAGTTCTATGTGATGATCGTCGAAAACCGCAGCACCTCGGAACTGCGCACGGCGACCTGGCTGTTTCCGCTCTATCTCATTGCGATCAACCTGTTCGTGCTGCCGATTGCACTGGCCGGGCGCGCCACGGTCGGCGACGCCACCAGCAGCGACCTCTATGTGCTGTCGGTCCCGCTGCTTCAGGGCCACAACACGCTGGCGATGATCGCCTATATCGGCGGCCTGTCGGCGGCGACCGCGATGGTGATTGTCGAAAGCGTCGCGCTTTCGATCATGATTTCCAACGACCTCGTCATTCCGATTTTCGTGCGCAGGCTGCTCACCTCCAGCCCCCGCGAGAATGAAGACTGGTCCGCCGTCATTCTTCATATCCGGCGCGCGGCCATCTTCATCATCCTGTTCACCGCCTTCCTCTACTACCGCGAAAGCACGGGCAATTCGCGCCTGTCGGCCATCGGCCTGATGTCTTTCGCGGCGATTGCCCAGTTTGCGCCGGCCTTCGTCGGCGGGCTGATCTGGCGCGGTGCCAACAGCCGGGGCGCGATCCTCGGCATGGCAGTCGGCATCACCGTCTGGGGCTACACATTGCTGCTGCCGACGCTTGCCGCCCCGGACGCGGCAATCGTTCTTTACGGGCCGCTCGGCATCGAATCCCTGAAGCCTCAGGCGCTGTTCGGCACGGTTGCGGAGCCGCTGAACCATGGCGTGCTGTGGAGCCTGTCGCTCAACCTTGCCTTCTTCATCCTCGGGTCGCTGTCACGCGCCGCGCGACCGCTGGAGCGCATTCAGGCATCGATCTTCGTGCGGCGCGACGCGGCGCCCGCGCCCAGCCTGCGCCGTTTCCGCACCCGGGTGACGGTCAACCAGCTCAAGGACACGATTGGCCGCTATCTCGGCGTGGAACGCACCGAGCGCTCATTCCAGAGTTTCCAGAACGCCTATGGCCGCGTGCTGGACGGCAACGAGCAGGCTGGAACGGAGGTCATACGCTTTTCGGAGCAGTTGCTGGCGAGTGCGGTCGGTTCCTCCTCATCGCGGCTCATTCTGTCGCTGCTGCTCAAGCGCAACGACGCTTCGGCCCGCGACGCCTACCGTCTGCTGGACGACGCCACCGAGGCGCTCCAGCAAAATCGTGACCTTCTCCAGATCGCGCTGGACCAGATGGAACAGGGGATCACGGTTTTCGACAGCGACCTGCGGCTTACCTGCTGGAACCGGCAATACCGCTCGCTCTTCAACCTGCCAGACGAGCTTGGGCAGGTCGGTGTCTCGCTGGACCTCATCTTGCGTTCGCTCGTGGAACGCGGAGAGATCACCACGGCCATGCGCGCCGAGGCGCTGAAGCGAATAGCCGCATCCGAAGGGCCGTGGCAGATGGAGCTGAAGCATTCGCGGCGCATCATCGAGATACGCTCCAATCCGATGCCGGATGGCGGCATGGTCGCAACCTATGCCGATATCTCGGCGCGCGTCGAAGCCGATCTCGCCCTGAAAAGCGCCAATGAATCGCTTGAGTTGCGGGTGCGCGACCGAACGTCCGAACTGCTGCGCGTCAATGAGGAACTGGCGCAGGCGCAGATGCTCGCCGACGAGGCGAACCAGGGCAAGACGCGCTTTCTCGCAGCGGCGGGCCACGACATCCTGCAACCATTGAACGCCGCCCGCCTCTATTGCGCATCGCTCATCGAAAAGGCGCGTGACCGATCCGTCTCGGAAGCCGCGAACAACATCGAATCCTCGCTCGACTCCGTGGAGACAATCCTTGGGGCGGTTCTCGACATTTCCCGGCTGGACGCCGGCGCGATGACGCCCTCCCCCTCCGTCTTCGAGCTTGGCGCATTGCTCAAGCAGATCGGAACCGACTTCCAGCCGCTGGCGCTGGAAAAGAACCTCCGGCTGACCCTTGTGCCCTCCTCGCTGCGTGTGTCCAGCGACCGCAACCTGCTGCGGCGACTGATCCAGAACCTCGTGTCAAACGCTATAAAATATACCCGCACGGGGCGCATCCTTGTCGGCGTGAGGCATCGCGGGGAACTGGCGGAAATCCAGATCTTCGACACCGGCATCGGGATCGACGTGGAAAAGCTTTCTTCCGTTTTCAGCGAATTCACACGTCTCGAAGAAGGCAAGCGCGAAGCGCCCGGGCTTGGCCTTGGGCTGTCCATCGTGGATCGCATCGCGCGCGTGTTGCAGGTCGAGTTGCGGATTCACTCCGAGAAGGGGCGCGGCACCTGTTTCTCGATCCTGCTGCCGGTGACCATGCAGGCCGCTCCGGCGCTCGTCACGACACAACCTGTGCCGAAAAGCGTCGGGCGCACGCTCGCCGGACTGCACGTGCTGTGTATCGACAATGACAGCCGCATTCTCGACAGCATGCGAATTTTGCTCGAGGGCTGGGGCTGCGTGGTGCGCACGGCTGCGGACGGCGCGGGCGCGGCTGACGGCCCGTCGCCACACATCGTGCTGGCGGACTATCACCTCGACCGGGAAAGCGGGCTTGATGCCATCAAGCTCCTGCGCCAGCGCTGGGGTTATGTGCCGGCCGTGCTGGTGACGGCGGATCGCTCCAGCGAGGTGCGATCCGCTGCAGCGGAGATCGACGTTCCGGTGCTCAACAAGCCCGTCAAGCCGGCGGCACTTCGGTCCATGATAACGCGGCTGCGCCAGAGCGCCGAAGCCGCTGAGTGA
- a CDS encoding response regulator transcription factor, with amino-acid sequence MPSGYKIVIADDHPLFRGALKQALAGIGNVITVLEAGDFEEVKQLAISTDDIDLVLLDLSMPGASGLSALISLRGIHPDVPMMVVSAHDDVTTIRRALELGASGFISKSAAMEEIREAVVTVLNGEVATPTGVDLGVEHDLEISNIIRRLQSLTPQQTRVLGMLAEGLLNKQVAYELGVSEATIKAHVSAILQKLDVDSRTQAVILLSKIGHEPQLQ; translated from the coding sequence TTGCCCTCGGGCTATAAAATCGTCATCGCAGACGATCATCCGCTGTTTCGCGGCGCGCTGAAGCAGGCTTTGGCGGGGATAGGCAATGTCATCACCGTTCTCGAGGCGGGCGATTTCGAAGAGGTCAAGCAATTGGCCATTTCGACCGACGATATCGACCTCGTCCTGCTGGACCTTTCCATGCCCGGCGCAAGCGGTCTCTCGGCCTTGATTTCCTTGCGAGGAATACACCCCGACGTGCCCATGATGGTGGTGTCGGCCCATGACGACGTCACGACGATTCGCCGAGCGCTCGAACTGGGCGCCTCCGGCTTCATCTCCAAATCGGCTGCGATGGAAGAGATCAGGGAAGCGGTGGTCACCGTCCTGAACGGCGAAGTGGCTACGCCCACCGGAGTCGATCTCGGGGTAGAGCACGACCTGGAGATTTCAAACATCATCCGAAGGCTCCAGTCTCTCACGCCGCAGCAGACCCGCGTGCTGGGAATGCTGGCGGAGGGTCTGCTCAACAAGCAGGTGGCGTATGAGTTGGGCGTTTCAGAAGCCACCATCAAGGCGCATGTTTCGGCCATTCTTCAGAAACTTGACGTCGACAGCCGCACGCAGGCGGTCATCCTCCTGTCCAAGATCGGCCACGAGCCGCAACTGCAATAG
- a CDS encoding DUF952 domain-containing protein: MNETIYKIVPRELWREAEQAGSFSGSPVDHQDGFIHFSTAEQVAETATKHFAGQDGLLLVAVSAHALGNALKHEPSRGGALFPHLYASLPLTAVQWVKPLPMRSDGGHTFPSLEP; this comes from the coding sequence ATGAACGAGACCATCTACAAAATCGTTCCCCGGGAATTGTGGCGAGAGGCGGAACAGGCCGGATCGTTCTCAGGAAGCCCGGTGGACCATCAGGACGGCTTTATCCATTTTTCGACGGCGGAGCAGGTCGCGGAAACCGCCACCAAACACTTTGCAGGGCAGGACGGATTGCTGCTGGTCGCGGTCAGCGCCCATGCTTTGGGAAATGCCCTCAAACATGAACCTTCGCGCGGCGGCGCGCTGTTTCCGCATCTTTATGCATCGCTGCCACTCACTGCTGTGCAATGGGTGAAGCCGTTGCCGATGCGCTCCGATGGCGGGCACACATTTCCGTCGCTGGAGCCGTAA
- a CDS encoding quinone-dependent dihydroorotate dehydrogenase codes for MLLDRIGRRLLFTFDPETAHGLSIRALKCGLPPIARPAQDARLHVRLAGLDFPNPIGMAAGYDKNAEVPDALLRLGFGFAEVGTVTPLPQPGNPKPRIFRLEQDRAVINRLGFNNEGHDAAAARLTARTRKGIVGVNIGANKDSADRMADYELGIERFAALASYLTVNISSPNTPGLRTMQSREHLSELLARVMTARDRFAQAGRAVPVFLKIAPDLSEAELDDIAAELIASRTDGLIVSNTTIARTGLHAGPSAAETGGLSGRPLFARSTAALACMRKRLGADYPIIGVGGVDSAETALEKIRAGADLVQLYTGMIYGGPSLPNRIVEGMVKAVKASGATSIRELRDTRLSHWLAQPLE; via the coding sequence ATGCTTCTGGACCGGATCGGCAGGAGACTGCTTTTCACATTTGACCCCGAGACGGCGCACGGTCTTTCCATCCGGGCGTTGAAGTGCGGCCTGCCGCCGATTGCAAGGCCGGCGCAGGACGCCCGGCTTCATGTGCGGCTGGCCGGGCTCGATTTTCCCAACCCGATCGGCATGGCGGCGGGATATGACAAGAACGCGGAAGTGCCGGACGCGCTGCTGCGCCTCGGATTCGGCTTTGCCGAAGTCGGAACGGTCACGCCCCTGCCTCAGCCGGGCAATCCGAAGCCGCGTATCTTTCGACTGGAACAGGATCGCGCGGTCATCAACCGGCTTGGCTTCAACAATGAAGGACATGATGCGGCGGCAGCGCGACTGACGGCGCGCACGCGCAAAGGCATTGTTGGCGTCAACATCGGCGCGAACAAGGACAGCGCGGACCGCATGGCCGACTATGAGCTAGGTATCGAGCGCTTCGCGGCGCTTGCGAGCTATCTGACGGTCAATATCTCGTCCCCCAACACGCCCGGCCTGCGCACCATGCAGTCGCGCGAGCATCTTTCGGAGCTTCTTGCGCGCGTGATGACCGCACGCGACCGCTTCGCGCAGGCGGGGAGAGCGGTCCCGGTGTTCCTCAAGATCGCGCCCGACCTTTCCGAGGCCGAACTGGACGACATCGCGGCGGAGCTGATCGCCAGCCGGACGGACGGGCTGATCGTTTCCAACACCACGATTGCGCGGACGGGATTGCATGCGGGCCCTTCCGCCGCCGAGACCGGAGGCCTTTCGGGCAGACCGCTGTTCGCGCGCTCGACCGCGGCGCTGGCCTGCATGCGCAAGCGGCTCGGCGCGGACTATCCGATCATCGGGGTGGGCGGTGTCGATTCGGCGGAAACCGCGCTGGAAAAGATACGCGCCGGGGCAGATCTCGTGCAATTGTACACTGGGATGATCTATGGCGGGCCGAGCCTCCCCAACCGCATCGTCGAAGGCATGGTCAAGGCGGTCAAAGCGAGCGGCGCGACTTCGATCCGCGAACTGCGTGACACGCGGCTGTCCCATTGGCTTGCTCAGCCGCTGGAATGA